A window of the Vicugna pacos chromosome 32, VicPac4, whole genome shotgun sequence genome harbors these coding sequences:
- the VPS37B gene encoding vacuolar protein sorting-associated protein 37B, which yields MAGAGSEARFAGLSLVQLNELLEDEGQLTEMVQKMEETQNVQLNKEMTLASNRSLAEGNLLYQPQLDSLKARLTQKYQELQVLFEAYQIKKTKLDKQSSSASLETLLALLQAEGAKIEEDTENMAEKFLDGELSLDSFIDIYQSKRKLAHMRRVKIEKLQEMVLKGQRLPQAPAALPPRAPEPVPAAPPYATPEASGPPSVVPRRIPPPPPPVPAGRLATPFTAALGSGQALPYPVSQCPPLPPRVGLPPQQGFSSPFVSPYPPALPQRPPPRLSPHQPGFILQ from the exons ATGGCGGGCGCCGGGAGCGAAGCCCGGTTTGCCGGGCTGTCGCTGGTGCAGCTCAACGAGCTGCTGGAGGACGAGGGGCAGCTGACGGAGATGGTGCAGAAGATGGAGGAG ACGCAGAACGTTCAGCTTAACAAAGAAATGACGCTGGCCAGCAACCGGAGCCTGGCAGAGGGAAACCTTCTGTACCAGCCCCAGCTGGACTCTCTGAAAGCACGTTTGACCCAAAAATACCAGGAACTCCAGGTGCTCTTTGAAGCCTATCAGATAAAGAAGACCAAATTAG ATAAACAATCCAGCAGCGCTTCCTTGGAGACCCTGTTAGCGCTTCTCCAGGCAGAAGGGGCCAAGATCGAGGAAGACACGGAG AACATGGCAGAGAAGTTTCTGGACGGAGAGCTTTCTCTGGACTCCTTCATTGACATCTATCAGAGCAAGCGGAAGCTGGCCCACATGCGAAGAGTTAAAATCGAGAAGCTCCAGGAGATGGTGCTGAAGGGGCAGAGACTTCCACAGGCTCCGGCTGCTCTGCCGCCCAGGGCACCAGAGCCGGTGCCCGCCGCCCCGCCCTACGCCACCCCGGAGGCCAGCGGGCCCCCCTCCGTTGTGCCTCGGCGCATCCCGCCCCCGCCACCCCCGGTGCCTGCAGGACGCCTGGCCACGCCGTTTACCGCCGCCTTGGGCTCGGGACAGGCCCTCCCATACCCAGTGTCAcagtgccctcccctccccccccgagtgggcctccctccccagcaaGGCTTCTCCTCGCCCTTCGTGTCACCATACCCGCCGGCTCTGCCCCAGAGACCCCCGCCCCGACTGTCTCCGCACCAGCCGGGCTTCATCCTCCAGTGA